One Zeugodacus cucurbitae isolate PBARC_wt_2022May chromosome 3, idZeuCucr1.2, whole genome shotgun sequence genomic region harbors:
- the LOC105216488 gene encoding cuticle protein, with amino-acid sequence MAFKFVLLLSVSAALGIVTAEFDYNPDLYNGNNSNNNQNNVNSYNDNVKQPANSYSAPLAALNAFSGNPPTQPQQQQQQQPPANGYNYNQNNYNNNAAQRHSEYQPQQQQSSANGYNYNQPEPQQPQQQSAEQPQQNNYNFNNAAAQKQTPDAVPTPAGYDYPPQNFAALSSSSSASASASSAVDSFTKLETSFNSQAHLLSAPTAAPVEEYNPPAKYDYSYSVHDDETGDIKSHAEARDGYFVQGSYSVVDPDGFQRTVSYTVDGPSGFNAVVNRVPYVVKAVPAIALSAPASSVAPVTKLAELPLNNDISLAESSGGSASSALAAEAKPTDAARIELPVQPRDSYLSPPADSRDGKGPYA; translated from the exons atggCTTTCAAG TTTGTGCTCCTCCTTTCCGTAAGCGCCGCATTGGGTATCGTTACCGCCGAATTCGATTACAATCCCGATCTCTACAAtggcaacaatagcaataacaatcaaAACAATGTAAATAGCTACAATGACAATGTCAAGCAGCCGGCCAACAGCTATAGTGCACCATTGGCAGCACTGAATGCCTTTAGTGGCAATCCACCAacgcaaccacaacaacagcagcagcaacaaccacCTGCAAATGGTTACAATTACAACCAGaacaattataacaacaacgcgGCGCAACGCCACTCAGAAtaccaaccacaacaacaacaatcaagcgCTAATGGTTACAACTACAATCAACCAGAAcctcaacaaccacaacaacagtcAGCTGAACAACCACAACAgaacaattataattttaacaatGCTGCAGCACAAAAGCAAACCCCGGACGCTGTACCCACCCCAGCTGGCTATGACTACCCTCCACAAAACTTTGCCGCACTCTCCTCATCCTCATCAGCTTCGGCTTCAGCTTCGAGTGCCGTTGATAGTTTCACAAAACTTGAGACATCATTCAACTCACAGGCTCATCTGTTGTCCGCTCCAACAGCAGCACCAGTAGAGGAATACAACCCACCCGCCAAATACGATTACAGCTACAGTGTACATGATGATGAGACCGGTGACATCAAGTCGCATGCTGAAGCTCGTGATGGCTACTTCGTACAGGGTTCGTACAGCGTTGTTGATCCAGATGGTTTCCAACGCACTGTCAGCTACACGGTCGATGGACCTAGTGGTTTCAATGCTGTAGTGAATCGTGTGCCATATGTCGTGAAAGCAGTGCCCGCCATCGCTTTGAGCGCTCCAGCTTCCTCTGTTGCGCCCGTTACCAAACTAGCCGAGTTGCCACTTAACAATGACATTTCGTTAGCAGAGTCTTCGGGTGGATCGGCATCATCCGCCTTGGCTGCGGAGGCGAAACCAACTGACGCAGCACGCATCGAATTGCCAGTACAACCGCGTGACAGTTATTTGTCGCCCCCAGCCGATTCCCGTGACGGTAAAGGGCCATACGCTTAA